The Fibrobacter sp. UWR4 sequence TAGCGCCACCATGGACAACAATGGTGGAAACCAGGGCGGTCAGCAGCCAGGCATGGGCGGCTGGGACATGGGCGGCTTTGGCGGCGGTGCAAATACCACCCTCGGTCAAATGCTCAAGAAGCTTCTTTCCAATCCCGACTTCAAGCGTCTATTCATCAACCAGGCAAGCATTCTCCTAAACGAATACTTGACTTACGAAAAAGTGCAGAAGGCTTTCCAGAACATCATGTCCACCATCCCCTCCTCCGAACAGCAGCGAGACGAGCAGAGATGGCCCCGTAACCAGGCAAAATACCACTGGTCCCCGGATGGAAGCGACATCATGCAGTTTGCAAGGAACCGCACCGAAACCGTCAAGCAGGAAACCAAGCAGTACTTCGGTCTTTCCGATGAAGTAAGCGTTTCCATCAATGCCAGCGGAATGGGTTCCGTCCTTGTGGAAGGAACAAAGCTTCCCAGCTCAAACTACAGCGGAAAGTTCTTCAGCGGCACCTCCATGAAAGTTGAGGCTGTTGCAGGTTCTGGCGCAATATTCATGGGCTGGTCCGACGGTTCTACGGAAAACCCGCGAATCGTGCAGATCAACGGTGCAACCACAATCACCGCACAGTTCAAGTAAGCAGCAACGATTTTCCTCCTAACCCCCAGACCTGCGACCTTCACGGAAGCAGGTCATTTTTTTTGATATTCTAATGATTTTTTTTCGCGACTCTCGCTTGCGGGGTTTTAGAGGGTGAGTGAAAACACACCCCCTAGGAAAGGGGGTAGCGAACAACATGGTGTGAGCGAGGGGGACTTTTCCCCCGCCAAAATTTTGTTATATTTTATGCGTAGATTTTTTAACCCGCCCGCTTTTTTTGTGGGCTTAAATCCAAAAGGAAGAAACAATGGCTGACAATCTGTCCGTCCTCGGCAAGGCTCGTAAGGCCTACCAGCCGAAACTCCCCGTCGCTCTCCGCAAGGGCGCTCTCAATGTGGCACTCAACAAGGGTAAGGCTACCGAATCCGTCTCTGATCAGAAGAAGATCAAGGCTCTGTTCCCCAACACCTACGGTGCTCCCTACATTCAGCTCAAGGCTGGCAAGGCTGCTGCCGCTGCCAAGGCTTTGAACGTTGGCGTTGTTCTTTCTGGCGGTCAGGCACCTGGTGGCCACAACGTTATCGCTGGTCTCTTCGACGGTATCAAGTCCATCAACAAGTCCTCCAAGCTTCTCGGCTTCCTCGGCGGTCCGTCTGGCCTCGAAAACGGCAAGTTCATCGTGATCAACGAAAAGATCATGGACTCCTACCGCAACACTGGTGGTTTCGACATCATCCAGTCCGGCCGTACTAAGCTGGAAACTGAAGAACAGTTCAAGAAGTGCATGGCTGTTGCCAAGGCTCAGAAGCTGGACGCTATCGTCATCATCGGCGGTGACGACTCCAACACCAACGCTGCTGTTCTCGGTGAATACTTCCAGGCTAACGGCGCTTCCTGCGTTGTTTGCGGCTGCCCCAAGACCATCGACGGCGACCTCAAGAACGAATACATCGAAACCTCCTTCGGTTTCGACACCGCTGTGAAGACCTACTCTGAACTCATCGGCAACATCATGCGCGATGCCAACTCCGCTCAGAAGTACTGGCACTTCATCAAGCTCATGGGCCGTTCCGCTTCTCACATTGCACTCGAAGCTGCTCTCCAGACCCATCCGAACATCTGCTTGATCTCTGAAGAAGTCAAGGCTAAGAAGATGAAGCTGAAGCAGGTCATCAAGTACGTTGCAGACATCGTTGCTGCACGTGCTGCTGACGGCAAGAACTTCGGTGTTGCTTTGATTCCGGAAGGCCTCCTGGAATTCATCCCGGATGTTGGCGTTCTCATTTCCGAACTTTCCGAAGCTCTCGCTCATCACGAAAAGGAAGTCGAAGGTCTCGACACCGCTGCTAAGGTTGAAAAGCTCTGCAAGTGGGTTTCCAAGGCTTCTGCTGAAGTTCTCGTTTCCCTCCCGGCATTCGTTCAGGCTCAGCTCATGCTGGACCGCGACTCCCACGGTAACGTTCAGGTTTCCCTCATCGAAACCGAAAAGCTCATCATCGACATGGTGAAGAGCGAACTCAAGAGCCGCAAGAACTTCAAGGGCAAGTTCTCCGCTCTCAACCACTTCTTCGGTTACGAAGGCCGTTGCGCAGCTCCGTCCAACTTCGACGCTGACTACTGCTACAGCCTGGGCTACACCGCTTCCGTTCTCGCTTTCAACAAGATGAACGGCTACATGAGCTCTGTCCGCGACCTGACCAAGGGTATCGAAAAGTGGACCGCTGGTGGCATTCCTATCACCATGA is a genomic window containing:
- a CDS encoding diphosphate--fructose-6-phosphate 1-phosphotransferase, with the protein product MADNLSVLGKARKAYQPKLPVALRKGALNVALNKGKATESVSDQKKIKALFPNTYGAPYIQLKAGKAAAAAKALNVGVVLSGGQAPGGHNVIAGLFDGIKSINKSSKLLGFLGGPSGLENGKFIVINEKIMDSYRNTGGFDIIQSGRTKLETEEQFKKCMAVAKAQKLDAIVIIGGDDSNTNAAVLGEYFQANGASCVVCGCPKTIDGDLKNEYIETSFGFDTAVKTYSELIGNIMRDANSAQKYWHFIKLMGRSASHIALEAALQTHPNICLISEEVKAKKMKLKQVIKYVADIVAARAADGKNFGVALIPEGLLEFIPDVGVLISELSEALAHHEKEVEGLDTAAKVEKLCKWVSKASAEVLVSLPAFVQAQLMLDRDSHGNVQVSLIETEKLIIDMVKSELKSRKNFKGKFSALNHFFGYEGRCAAPSNFDADYCYSLGYTASVLAFNKMNGYMSSVRDLTKGIEKWTAGGIPITMMMNMERRHGADKPVIQKALVVLDGAPFKFFAANREEWAKTESYTYPGPIQYWGPSEVCDVTNFTIKLERGAMKVKKGK